From a region of the Flexistipes sp. genome:
- a CDS encoding 2-oxoacid:acceptor oxidoreductase family protein — translation MGRIDVRLSGSGGQGMITSGAILGGAAVYDNKNAVQTKSYGPEARGGAARAEVVISDEEINFVKVLKANILVALTQEAADKFSSEVVDDGIVIVDDMLVKKKPSGNFKLYSFPIVKAAAEDVGKSMVANIVTLGVLNEIAQIVDFDSLEKAILAKVPKGTEELNKKALQVGKELVKNN, via the coding sequence ATGGGAAGAATAGATGTTAGGTTAAGTGGTTCAGGCGGCCAGGGGATGATTACATCCGGAGCCATATTGGGCGGTGCTGCAGTGTATGACAATAAAAACGCTGTACAAACAAAATCATACGGCCCCGAAGCGCGGGGTGGTGCTGCAAGAGCCGAGGTTGTAATCAGCGATGAAGAAATTAATTTTGTTAAAGTGTTAAAGGCGAATATCCTGGTTGCACTTACACAGGAAGCGGCCGACAAGTTTTCAAGTGAAGTCGTGGATGACGGTATCGTAATTGTGGATGACATGCTTGTGAAGAAAAAGCCTTCAGGAAATTTTAAACTTTACTCTTTCCCTATTGTAAAAGCAGCTGCTGAAGATGTGGGTAAATCGATGGTTGCCAATATTGTAACCCTCGGTGTGCTTAATGAAATTGCACAAATTGTGGACTTTGACTCGCTGGAAAAAGCGATTCTTGCTAAAGTACCCAAAGGAACCGAAGAATTGAACAAAAAGGCCCTTCAAGTCGGTAAAGAACTTGTTAAAAACAATTGA
- a CDS encoding 2-oxoacid:ferredoxin oxidoreductase subunit beta: MAYNYSKYLRNEKLPHIWCPGCTYGIALKSMIRAIDGLGWEKDDIVVTSGIGCVSRMPGYMDFNTLHTTHGRSIAFATGVKLANPELKVIALGGDGDMTAIGGNHFIHVCRRNIDMTVFVFNNNIYGMTGAQYSPTTPRGSWAATAPYGMPESNFDITELAIGSGASFVARTTSYHTPHCEKMVKEALQHKGLSVVEIISACPTGFGRKNKFKTPTSMLVDMKERAVNIQKAAKMSDEEMEGKYKIGVLHKEERPEHVETYDSVVGFQKGV; encoded by the coding sequence ATGGCTTATAATTATAGTAAATATTTAAGAAATGAAAAACTCCCTCATATCTGGTGCCCGGGCTGCACATATGGGATAGCTTTAAAGTCAATGATAAGAGCAATTGATGGATTAGGCTGGGAAAAAGATGATATAGTTGTAACCTCCGGTATAGGTTGTGTGAGCCGTATGCCCGGCTATATGGATTTTAACACTCTTCACACAACGCACGGCAGGTCGATAGCTTTTGCAACAGGTGTGAAACTTGCAAACCCTGAGCTTAAAGTTATTGCTTTAGGCGGTGACGGTGACATGACTGCTATTGGCGGTAATCACTTTATACATGTATGCAGAAGAAATATTGATATGACCGTTTTTGTTTTTAATAACAATATCTACGGTATGACAGGAGCTCAATACTCTCCAACCACACCTCGTGGATCATGGGCTGCAACGGCACCTTACGGAATGCCCGAAAGTAATTTTGACATTACAGAGCTGGCTATTGGTTCAGGTGCAAGTTTTGTTGCCAGGACAACTTCGTATCATACGCCGCATTGTGAAAAAATGGTTAAAGAAGCTCTTCAGCACAAAGGACTTAGTGTGGTTGAAATTATTAGTGCTTGTCCTACTGGTTTCGGAAGAAAAAATAAATTTAAAACACCGACTTCAATGCTTGTGGACATGAAAGAAAGAGCAGTAAATATACAGAAAGCTGCGAAAATGTCCGATGAGGAAATGGAAGGAAAATATAAAATCGGTGTACTGCATAAAGAAGAAAGACCGGAACATGTCGAAACATATGATTCTGTAGTCGGATTTCAAAAAGGGGTGTGA